Within Nostoc sp. UHCC 0926, the genomic segment GTCAATTTTACAGGCAATATCCACCAACAACACCTTTAACTTGCTGCAAGTAGCAAGACTTCTAGTGGACTCTGGTAAAACACCCAAATTGATTCTCTCTAATTTACTGCAAACATACCGAGATTTACTGATTATCAAGTCTGTACCCAAAGAGCAATCCCTGCTAACTGGTTGTGTTAGCTATGCTCAACTCAAGGCTTTAGCAAATCACTGGAATTTCGAGACGCTTAACTTGTCCCTAGCAGAGTTACAAAAAGCAGAAAACTATCTTCGGTACACAGTAAATGCTGCTGTGTGGCTAGAAGTTTGCTTACTGAACCTGATACCCAGTTTATTGCCTGTCAGTGCAACCAAGACGCTAACTGTTAAACCTGTAAATGACAAAGGGCATGATAGCAAATTGTTACCAGCAGTTGCAGCCAATACCGCTAACCTGGCTCAAATTTGGCTTTCTGTGATGGATACAGCTAAACCCAGCAATCAAAAGCTGTTGGCTCATGCAAATCTCGTTAAATTGCAAGGTGACAAGGCGATTTTAGAGGTTACACCAGCTTACCTGAATAAGTTTGAGAGTAGTAAAGAAGCGATCGCTAAAATGCTGCAACGAGCTACCCAAAGTCAACAACCAATGACTGTATTAATTAAAACTGCCAACAAGAGCAGTAACGGGAGGGTAAAAGCATGATTGTCTTGCTCACAGGTGACGACCAACACGCCATCCAGGAACAGCTAAACCAATACAAAGCAGAGATTGATGCTCAATGGCTCACACTTTGCTATCACAGATTTCCAGCCGATCACCTTGACCGAGCTATCAGCGTAGCTCGCACTTGTTCCCTGACAGGTGGTAAAAAACTGGTGATTGTGGAAAATTGCCACCTCAAGCAGTGGGGTGATACTGAGTTAGAAACCTTACAGCAGCTTGTTCAAGTGCCTGAATTTACAATTTTGGTGTTTGTCGCCACCACTATAGATAAGCGGCTAAAGATTTACAAACATATTGTCAAGTATGCCAAGTTGTTTGAGTTTCCATTGATACCACCTTGGCGTAGTGATTTGATCGAAAAAGCGATCGCTACTCAGGCGAAAAAAATCAAGCTGGTGCTGTCAAAGGGTGCAGTGGAATATCTAGCAGAAGCAATTGGTAACGACATGACCCATGCAGCCACAGAGTTACGCAAACTGTATATTTATGGTAAGGGCAGACAACTTGAGCTTGCAGAAGTAAAAGAGTTAGTGCCATGTCAGACTCAGAATAGCCTACAACTGGCATCTGCTATTCGCCAAGGAGAAAGTAATCAGGTTTTGCACCTGCTGGATGATTTACTGTCACGCTCGGAACCATTAATGGTGATTATTGCTACTCTCCTAACGCAGTTTAGAACTTGGCTGTGGGTTAAATCTGCGATTGTTTCTGGAGTTAAGAAAGATAGTGAATTAGCTCAACTATGCAATATCAGCAATCCTAATCGCATTTACTATTTGCGTCAGGAGGTAGCAAATACAAGCATCAACGCTTTAGCTAAAGCAGTAACTATGATGCTGGATTTGGAGTTGTCTATTAAGAGAGGTGCTGAAGCGAAGAATTTATTACCAACAATTCTTAGTCTTAGTAGTAAATTCCAGTTAACTCCAACAATGTAAACTTAGTAAACTTAACTGATAATCTGGGATTTTATATTGAATTAAAATGTACTATCAATTTAAAATCTCAAATTAACTTTTTACTGGGATCTTAATTTTTGGCTCTTGAAAGGTAAGGGCTGAAACCCCTATTCTTACCTTTATTTTCAAAAGTTTGTGGTTTACTGATAATTTCGCCAACCTTATCGGGTAGAACCAAAAGCACGAAACTCCCGTGCTTCTAGCCAGGTAGAGGGTCAACCTAACCGCTCATACTCGCCAAACTCTCCTTGTGAAACTATCTTACCCATTTTTTGGTACTCCCGCCGCGTAGCCGAGATTAGGTGATTCATGCCGATCCCTCCGCCATCATCTGCTGCGAGGAAGGCAGATGCTAGGGCGATGTTGCGAATGTTACCTCCAGCAATCTCGAAGCGTTGTGCCATGAAATCTAAATCCAAATCTGGGCTGCGGGGAGTAGTTTTGGGGAAGATTTGCTCCCAGATGCGGCGGCGCTCTTTTTTGTTGGGGAAAGGAAATTCTATACTAAAGTGCATCCGTCTGACGAAGGCATCGTCCATATTTTTGCGTAAGTTTGTTGCCAAAATCACAACTCCCTGATATTCTTCCATCCTCTGCAATAAATAGCTAACTTCGATGTTGGCGTAGCGATCGTGGGAGTCTCTGACTTCGCTACGTTTACCAAAGAGCGCGTCGGCTTCATCGAAAAACAGGATGGCGTTGCTAGTTTGAGCTTCGTCAAAAATACTAGACAGATTTTTTTCGGTTTCGCCAATATACTTGCTAACTACGCTCGATAAATCTATTTTGTAAAGAGCCAAGCCTAATTCTCCAGCAATAATACCAGCAGACATAGTTTTGCCTGTGCCAGGAAGTCCGGCGAAGAAAACGTTTACTCCCTTACCCAAAGCTAGTTTGCCATCGAAGCCCCATTCATCGTAAATTAAAGTGCGGTACTTGACGGAATTACAGATTTCTCGTAGCATCTGCATCTGTTCTGAAGGCAGAATTATGTCGCTCCAGTTGTAATGTGGGTTGATTTTAGTGGCTAGATTGCTCAATTTACGGTTAGACTGCAAACGACAGCCAGCATAAATATCTGCCATTGTCAACTTTTGCTGCTGTGGATCGCGCCAATGGGCTATATTCCTAGCAGTAGCTGTTGCGTCTTCGATTTGACCGCCACTGAAGCGGAATTTACTGGCTAAGATATTTAAGTCTGTTTCAGAGCCGTAACCTGTTTCACCTTTGAGGCTCTTTTGCCACAGTTGCACCCGTTCGGCATTGGTCGGGGTGGAAAATTCAACTCGCAAAAAGGGAATATCTTGTAAGGCATCTACTGGTTCCCAGGTAACTTCTCCGGCGAGAAAAGTCAGTAAGCTGGCTTCTTCCAACTGTTGTATGAGTGATTCCAATCGCGCCTGTTTATCATCTTCCAACAAACGGTCAAAGCCTTTCCAGTAGAGAGCCGCTCCTTGCAAACGAGCCTCACGACAAACCAAACTTATGGCTGTCTCAAATGCTACAGCTTCCGCGTTTAACAACCGTTCTCCATCGACAATCAACAACCCCATATCAACTTCCCGGCACAGCGCCTCCGCAGTTGCTTGCTTGCCTACACCGTAGGTTCCTTGGAAATAGAATATACATCCGTCTGTTAGAGCTTGTTGTTCTTGAGTTAATAGCCGCAAGCGTTGCTTTATCTCAGTTGGTAATAACAGTTCTTCTAACTTGACTCGCGGTAACTTATATTTAGTATAAATACTGATTTTGGAGTCAATTTCGTCAATGTTAAGTAGGTAATTGACTATTCGCTCGCTGATTTTGAGATACTTACTTAAAAGTGGTGGTTGCTGTGCGGATGGGTCATCGCCTAAATTTAGTAAGTTATGTTTTATTAGAGGGGCACTGGGAATAAAACGCTGGCGTGCCGCTATTTTGGCTTCTAAGGAAGGACACAGTAAATTCAATACTAAATCGACGCTGGGACGCTTTTTGGTGACATCACTTTGCAGATAAGAGTAAAGGCTTTCGTAACGTAAATCTAGTTCTGGGGCAAAACAAATCAGGAGGATGTTAATATCAATAGCGCTAAGATGAAAACTGCGGGCTAATTCCTCTAAGCGTAGAGTAATACCTTGTTGGATACTAGCTGCTTTGCGCTCTCGAATATTTGTAGATAGTTCCTCAAAGACAGCTTGAACTTCATCGTCAGTGAAAGGAGTAGTTGCTGTTGCCCAACGCGGCTGACCGATTGGTTTTGCGAGTAATTCCTCTAGCTCGTTTTCAGATATATAAAGTCCTTGGAATGCTGTATCGGTTGATTGGTTATGCTGTAAGCGTTGAAGCTGGACTTGAATCAGCAAATCAATCCGTTCGAGTTCTGCCAAAATATGTTGTAGTGAGTTAGCGTAATATTCCATAATTAGGATAACTTTTAATATATATTTTTGTTAATTTATCAATATTTATTTGTAAAACTTTACTCAAATAATTGCTAGCTTTATCAACTAACTTTTAAGGGT encodes:
- a CDS encoding AAA family ATPase, with product MEYYANSLQHILAELERIDLLIQVQLQRLQHNQSTDTAFQGLYISENELEELLAKPIGQPRWATATTPFTDDEVQAVFEELSTNIRERKAASIQQGITLRLEELARSFHLSAIDINILLICFAPELDLRYESLYSYLQSDVTKKRPSVDLVLNLLCPSLEAKIAARQRFIPSAPLIKHNLLNLGDDPSAQQPPLLSKYLKISERIVNYLLNIDEIDSKISIYTKYKLPRVKLEELLLPTEIKQRLRLLTQEQQALTDGCIFYFQGTYGVGKQATAEALCREVDMGLLIVDGERLLNAEAVAFETAISLVCREARLQGAALYWKGFDRLLEDDKQARLESLIQQLEEASLLTFLAGEVTWEPVDALQDIPFLRVEFSTPTNAERVQLWQKSLKGETGYGSETDLNILASKFRFSGGQIEDATATARNIAHWRDPQQQKLTMADIYAGCRLQSNRKLSNLATKINPHYNWSDIILPSEQMQMLREICNSVKYRTLIYDEWGFDGKLALGKGVNVFFAGLPGTGKTMSAGIIAGELGLALYKIDLSSVVSKYIGETEKNLSSIFDEAQTSNAILFFDEADALFGKRSEVRDSHDRYANIEVSYLLQRMEEYQGVVILATNLRKNMDDAFVRRMHFSIEFPFPNKKERRRIWEQIFPKTTPRSPDLDLDFMAQRFEIAGGNIRNIALASAFLAADDGGGIGMNHLISATRREYQKMGKIVSQGEFGEYERLG
- the holA gene encoding DNA polymerase III subunit delta, which gives rise to MIVLLTGDDQHAIQEQLNQYKAEIDAQWLTLCYHRFPADHLDRAISVARTCSLTGGKKLVIVENCHLKQWGDTELETLQQLVQVPEFTILVFVATTIDKRLKIYKHIVKYAKLFEFPLIPPWRSDLIEKAIATQAKKIKLVLSKGAVEYLAEAIGNDMTHAATELRKLYIYGKGRQLELAEVKELVPCQTQNSLQLASAIRQGESNQVLHLLDDLLSRSEPLMVIIATLLTQFRTWLWVKSAIVSGVKKDSELAQLCNISNPNRIYYLRQEVANTSINALAKAVTMMLDLELSIKRGAEAKNLLPTILSLSSKFQLTPTM